Below is a genomic region from Cloeon dipterum chromosome 2, ieCloDipt1.1, whole genome shotgun sequence.
attttatcattttcactTCTAAAAAGCAGTGAATTTGACTTTCAATGTCCTATTTAGACTATTTTTCTGTTATAACGTGAGAAAACTTTACATGATGTCGCATTTAATTgtgtagattttattttcattcgtCTAAcggtgtaaattttcaaaaataatatgtatcaTCATTACTAGATTCCGGTATGGGATAAGGCAATGGCAGCAGGGCGAGGTCGTTGACGACCAGATCGCTGTTCCACTTGGGGTGCATAATAATCCTGCTCGTTTCAATAGTCATTCTGCCCGTCTCAAAGCCACTCCGATTTTGTGCTCCTAGTATTACTGTAAACGAGtttctgatttttccaaatttgttgATCAGTtattaaactaataaaaagcAACTTTAAATCGTACCCCTCTAAACAGTGAGCGGCGGTGATGACAAAATTGCCAGAGATTAAAGCGCCGCCACAAAAACTGTCTTCGCCGATCAGAATTCCCACTTGGTAAGGATTTTGTCCACGGGAGCTGCTGCGCCCTTTGATTATCCGCATGCCCAGCTCTATATCTGAGTGAGCGAGAATTCAATGAGTGAAACACGCGTCGTATTAACTTATACAGTATTGGAGCTATCACCACAGCAGCAATAACACTCATTGTCAATGCAAACAACaaggtgaaatttaatttattttattgcctcTTTTCTTTAAGATATGCGTAATAATCATGTAAATTAGAGAGCTTAAACCAATGTAAATTActgatgaatttttacaaGACGAATCTATGGCCCAGAGCAtcactttaaaattgcaatttggaCACTCTGCCTATATTTGCGGGCACTTTCCaccgaaacaaattttaatgaggggctgctttgcaaaaattttaaaaagtcatGACCAAACTattcgaaattaaaagaattttcgaAAGAGTTTTGTCTGGTGTCACtctcaaacatttaaatatttaaataatatgcatcatttaaatattataccGTCGGATTTTGTCGACATTGagtcattaattattttgacaacAGGCCCGTCAAGTTTTGGCTGCAGGGACTTGAGCATGGCAGTCCACTCCTCTTTACTGTACAGATCCAACGTCTTGTTTTTCACCTTGACCGCCAGCCTTTTGGTCTTGTTGACACGCGCGAACTGGCTCTTCCATCCCTGTGCAATCTgatattttacacaaattaTGTTTTCCTGATAAGAAATGAATTATGTTTTCTGTACTTGAGCTGTTATAAGAAGTGCTATCAACAGTTGCATATCAGTTTCATTTTAGCACAGGCAGTGGAGAGGCACCTTGCTCCTTTTATGTTGATGAGATTTTGATTGTCACTCCGCAACGGGCTGCTGCTCGTCACTTCCGCAGATGCTGCTTGTGATTCTCgcgcacactcacacactccATTGGAATGGGAACAAATGCTGATTTCATGCTGTATCACGCT
It encodes:
- the LOC135937651 gene encoding brachyurin-like; this translates as MQLLIALLITAQIAQGWKSQFARVNKTKRLAVKVKNKTLDLYSKEEWTAMLKSLQPKLDGPVVKIINDSMSTKSDDIELGMRIIKGRSSSRGQNPYQVGILIGEDSFCGGALISGNFVITAAHCLEGNSFTVILGAQNRSGFETGRMTIETSRIIMHPKWNSDLVVNDLALLPLPYPIPESNFIKSIRLPKRSSATASLDNNNVTVCGWGKTSDEDAAPASNLACARTRLISNAECTKLYGSASFKSTNLCGRGLNQQSTCSGDSGGPVVLTERDKLPTLIGIVSYGAAASCEDGYPDVFTRVSSYLSWITNVTGIAVRR